In Actinomycetota bacterium, the sequence CACTCCCCGCCGGACTTGATCAGGTCCTTGGTGCGATCGACGAGGCGGATGCGCCCCTTCGGGTCCATCGTCGCCACGTCGCCGGTGCGCAACCAGCCGTCCCCGGTGAAGCTCTCCGCCGCGCGGGCGTCGTTGTAGTACGTCGCCGCGATCCAGTTGCCGCGGCACTGCAGCTCGCCGCTCGTCTCGCCGTCGCGGGGCACGGGCGACGACGTGTCGGGCTCGACCACGCGGCACTCGACGCCGAACGCGATCCGCCCGACCATCGTGCGCAGATCCGCCTGCTGCTCGGCGGGCAGGTCGTGCTCCTCGGCGTCGAGGGTGCACACGGCCGCGATCGGGCTGGTCTCGGTCATCCCCCACGCCTGCAGGATGGGCAGCCCGAGCTGTTCCCGGTAGGCCTCCGAGAGCGCTTTCGGCACCGCCGAGCCGCCGCACGGGATCGCCCTCAGGCTGGACGTGTCACGCCCCTTTAGCTCGGGCAGCACCTGCATCCAGATCGTCGGCACGCCGGCGGCGACGGTGACCGCCTCTTCGACGATCAGGTCGGCGATGGCAGCTCCCGACAGGTCGGGACCGGGCATCACCATGTTGGCGCCGGTGGCCACCCCGGCGTGCGCGAGCCCCCACGCGTTCGCGTGGAACATCGGCACCACCGGCAGGATCGTGTCGCTCTCGCGGGCGCCGAGCGAATCGGCGGTCATCGCTCCCATCGTGTGCAGGAACGTGCTGCGGTGCGTGTAGACGACACCCTTGGGGTTGCCGGTGGTGCCGCTCGTGTAACACATGCTCGCCGCGCGCCACTCGTCGTCGACGTGGAACTCGACGGGCGCAGCGGCGCCGAGCAGCTCTTCGTATTGGTGCAGCGCGATGCCGGCCAGGTCGTCTGGCACGTCGCCCTTGCCGTCGTCCATCAGCACCAGGTGCCTGACCGTCGTGAACGACTTGAGCCGCGGGGCGAGCAGGGCGAGCAGTGAGCGGTCGACGAAGATCACCTCGTCCTCGGCGTGGTTGACGATGTACTCGAGCTGCTCGGGGAAGAGGCGGATGTTGAGCGTGTGCAGCACACGCCCGGTGCACGGGGCGGCGAAGTACAGCTCGAGGTGCCTCGATGTGTTCCACGCGAACGTCGCCACCCGCCCGGCGGCAGAGATGCCGAGGTCGTCGAGCACTCCCCCGAGCCTCCTCGTGCGTTCCGCCCAGGAGGAATACGTCGTGCGCTCACGGCCCGTGGCGGTCGCGGTGACCAGTCGCTTGTGCCCGAAGTACTGCTCGGCGCGGTCGAACAAGTGCGTGATGGTGAGCGGTACGTCCTGCATCAACCCGAGCATCGCAGTCCCCCTGACGGATCTTCGTGAAGCCCAGTATGGTGCATCTGGTGTCTGCCGATGGCGTGCCCGGCGCGGCTGTCGGCCCGCATCCGAACCCCTCTGCCCTCGCCCGGAGATCGGTGCTCGTCGCCGCGGGAGTGCTGTTGGCCGCCGGCACCTTCGGCTCCAACATCGGCCCCGCCTGGGTGGACGAACGACCGGCGCTGACGCTCGCGCTGTCCAGCCGCAACCGCAACCTGTTCGGCTCGGTCCCCTACATCGACGCGTTGCCCTACGCCACCATCGGCTTCGTGCGCGTGTACATCGCCGGCTTCGTGCTCTTCTTCCTCGGGCGCTGGTACGGGCGGCGGGCGATCGACTGGACGGAGGGCCAGATCGGCGAGATGCCGGCCATCTACCGCTGGTTCCAGACCGGCATCGACCGGGCGGGCTGGCTGCTCGTGCTCGTCATGCCCGGCAGCAACCTCGTGTGCCTGATGGCCGGCCATCGACGGATGCCACCCGTGCGCTTCTGCGTCCTGCTCGCCTTCGGCGTGGCCGCCAAGCTCGTCGTGCTGTGGGTGGGTGGGCAGATCTTCGAGGACCAGATCCGCTCGTTCCTCGACTGGCTCGAGGACTACCAGTGGTGGGTGGTCGGCGGGCTGTTCCTGCTGTCGATCCTCCAGTCGGCCGGGCGCGTGCGGCGCGGGCTGCCCGAGATCATCGAGGAGATCGAGGATCCGCTGCACGAGCATCCCGGTCACGACGATCCCGTCGGCTGAGCACCTCCGGGTCGGCCGCCATGGGTCCCACTGCGGTCCATGGTCCCTGTCCGTTCGACGGTCACTCGCGCTACGGTGCAGCCCCATGGGAGGGAGCGCCGCCGACACGGCGGCAGCGACAGCCGAGACGGACTCCGAGCCGAAAGGTCGCCTTCGGGCGGCGGGGCGAGCGGACCTCTCGAAGCCGGCCCTCACCACCCGTCACCCCCGTCGCAGCCCCCGAGGAGGCACCATCCATGGCCAATGAGCAGCCCGTCTTCACCGGTGTCGGCGTCGCGCTGGTCACGTTGTTCGACGAGCACGGCCACGTCGACAACGCCGCCACGGCCCGCCACGGCGCCCATCTGGTCGAGCGAGGGGTACAGGCCGTCGTCGTGGCCGGAACCACCGGCGAGGCCTCGCACCTGTCGATGAAGGAACGGCTTCAGCTCTTCGACGCCGTGCGCAGCGCGGTACCGGCGACCACCCCCGTGATCCTTGGCACGGGCGACCTCGCCGCCGGCGTCAGCGTGCGTGACCTCACCGCCCGGGCGAGCGAGCACGGGGCCAGCGCGGCGCTGGTGCTCTCGCCGTCGAAGGGCGACGTGCGCGAGTTCTACGGCGAAGTGGTCGCTGCTGCCGGTTCGATGCCGGTGCTCGCCTACCACTGGCCCGAGCAGTCCCCGCCCGGGATCAGCATCGAGGACCTGAAGGCCATCAAGGTCGCCGGGCTGAAGGACTCCACCGGCGACACCGCACGGATGTTGGAGACGCTCGCCGCCTTCAAGAAGCCGTACTACGTGGGCCGGGCAACGGTGCTCGCTTATGCCGGGATGCTCGGCTGCACCGGGGCGATCCTCGCCGCCGCGAACATCGAGCCCGAGCGATGCATCGACGCGTTCGCACGCGACGTGACCGCCCAACGTGACCTGCTCCCCGCCGACCGCATCGTCGCCGCCTACGGCGCGAAGGGTCTGAAGGAAGAGCTCGCCCGCCGCCACGGCACGTCCACCGTCTGCCGCTGAAGTCCGAAAGGGAGACCATCTCCATGGCCGAGACCACCCTCGGGGGCAACCCCGTTCACACCACCGGAGAGCTGCCCGCCGTCGGCGCCCCCGCTCCGGACTTCACCGTCACCGCGGCCGACATGTCCGACATCACGAAGGATTCCCTCGCCGGCTCCAAGGTGGTGCTCAACATCTTCCCGAGCATCGACACCGCCGTATGCGCCACGAGCGTGCGCACGTTCAACGAGCGTGCCGGCGGACTGGGCGGCACCGTCGTCGTGTGCGTGTCGGCCGACCTGCCGTTCGCACTTGGCCGCTTCTGCGGTGCCGAGGGGATCGCCAACGTGTTGACCGGTTCCACGTTCCGCAGCTCCTTCGGCGAGGACTACGGGGTGAAGATGGTCGACGGCCGCCTCGCCGGCCTGCTGGCCCGTGCCGTGGTCGTGATCGACGAGTCGGGCACCGTCGTGCACCGCGAGCTCGTGCCGAGCATCGGCCAGGAGCCCGACTACGACGCCGCGCTCAGCGCCGCGAGCTGACCCCGGCAAACCGGCCGAGCGCGGTCAACGCCCGAGCAGACCGAGCACGGGCTCGAGCCCGACGGTCAGCCCCGGGTGGTCGACGACGTACCGCACGGCCAACATCACTCCCGGCATGAAGCTCTCCCGGTCGTAGCTGTCCTGCCGGATCGTCAGGGTCTGCCCCGTGGTGCCGAGCATCACCTCTTGGTGGGCGACCATGCCGCGCATCCGCACGGCGTGCACCCGCACGCCGTCCACGTCGGCGCCCCGCGCTCCCTCGGCGACCACGTGCCGGGTGGGGTCGGGCGACCACGGCTTGAGGTCGCCCGCACCTCGCCTGGCCTCGCTCATCCGCCGCGCTGTGGCGAGCGCCGTGCCGCTCGGCGCGTCGAGCTTCGCGTCGTGGTGCAGCTCCACGATCTCGGCGGTGTCGAAGAACGGCGCCGCCACCTGCGCGAAGTGCATCATCAGCACCGCGCTGATCGCGAAGTTGGCCGCGATCAGGCACCCCGACCGGGTGAACGCGCCGGCCAGCGACTCGACCTCGTCGTCGGTCATCCCGGTGGTGCCGACCACCACGTTCATGCCGTGCAACGCGCACCACTGCAAGTTGGTGCGTGCGGCCTCGGCCACCGTGAAGTCGACGGCCACGTCGACACCGGCATCGGCGAGCGTGCGCGGATCGGCGCCGATCGTCAGCCCGTGCAGCGGCTCACCAGCTGCTCGCGGGTCTACGGCGGCGACCAGCTTCAGGCCGGGCTGCGCGACTACGGCAGCGCACACCGTGGCACCCATTCGCCCGCCGGCGCCGAAGACGCCGACGCGGATCTCGCTCACTCGGCAGGGGTGGGCGGCGGCAGCGGTTGACCGCCGGTGTCGTCACCATCGCGGCCCGAACCGATGTCGGTCCCCTCTGCTTCCAGCGCCTGCAGTTCGGCCACGAGGCGCGAGATGTCGGCGTCGTCCGTGGGCCGTCCGCGGTCGGTGCGCTGGCGATAGACGATGCGACCCAGGTCGTCGAGCAGGTCGTCGACCTTACGCTTGTCCTTCACGTCGTCGATCTTGTCCTTGGCGGTCTCGGTCGCCTTCGAGATCGTGTCCTTCGCCTTGTCGAGGAAGCCCATGGGGGCCAGTCTGTCACGTCGCCGCCGGACCGACCACGGCCGTCACCCGGTGCCCGCCGAGCAGCTCGGCGGCCAGGCGAGCGACGTCGGCGAGGCTCACCGCCGCCCACCGCGCGAGCTGCTCGTCGACGGGGCGCACCCGGCCGGTGGTGACGAGCTGAGCCCCGAGGCGCGACATCCTGGCCCCGGGATCCTCCAGGCCGAGCTCGTACGAGCCGCACAGGTATCCGCTGGCCACAGCCAGCTCGGCGGGCTCGATCCCCCGGGCGGCGACTGCGGCCAGCTCCTCGTCGACCAGCAGGCGCAGCTCGTCGAGGTGCTCGCGACCGGTACCCGCGTACACCGTGAGCGCCCCGGCGTCGTCATAGGCAGAGGTGGCGCAGTACACGCTGTAGGCGAGCCCACGCTGCTCGCGGATGCTGTCGAACAGCCGGCTCGCCGGCCCCCCGCCGACGACGTGAGCGAGCACGTCGAGCGCCGCCCGGTCGGGATGCTCACGAGCAGGCGCGCGCATGCCGAGTGCAAGGTGCACCTGCTCGGTGTCGTCGTCGACCGCCACCTCGGCCGGGCCCATCACAGCCGGCGCTGCACGTCGTGGGCGGCCGGAGCCGGATTCCATGTGACCGAACGCGCCCTGGGCAGCCTCGACCGCGTGGTCGTGGTCGATCTTGCCGGCCACGGACAGCACCATCACGTCGGGGCGGTAACGCTCGGCGAACCACGCGCGCAGCGCGTCGGGTGTGATCGCGGAGACGGTCTCGATCGAGCCGGCGGTGTCGCGCCCCAGCGGATGGGACGCGAAGACGAGCTCGGCGAGCACCCGGTGCACGACGTCTTCTGGGCTGTCGTCGTCCATCGCCAGCTCTTCCAAGATGACGTGCCGCTCGCTCTCGACGTCGTCGTCGCGCAGCTCGGCCCGCACCAGCAGGTCGCCAAGCACCTCGAACCCGAGCGCGAGGTGCGACGCGGGCAGGCGGCAGTAGAACGCGGTGTACTCCTTCGCGGTGAACGCATTGACGTCACCGCCCACGGTCTCGACGAGGCTCGCGATGTCGCGCGCCGACCGGGTGGCGGTGCCCTTGAACAGCGCGTGCTCCAGGAAGTGGCCGACACCGCCGAGCTCGCCCGGTTCGTCCCTGGCCCCGATGCCCACCCAAGCACCGATGGCCACCGAGCGCGCGCCTGGCACGTGCTCGGTGGCCACCGTCAGACCGTTGTCGAGGACGGTGATGCGGTGCTGATCCACCGCTCGACCGCTCAGCGGTGACGGCGCCGGCTGGCCCGGCGATCGTCGTCGTGGCGTGAATCGTCACGCGGCGGCTTGCGGTCGTCGGCCCCGGCGGGGCCGAGGTCACCGTGGACCTGGCGGATCTCCTCGTCGAAGGCGTCGTCGAAGCTGACCGCCACCGCGCCACGGCTGGCGTCGTCGGCTGCGGAACGCGAGCGCGCCTCACCGTCGCCGTTCGGCTCCGAGCGCTGCCGGGCCCTGGGGGCCGAGGGGGCATCACCGCCGTCGCCGTCGTCGCCGTCTTCGTAGATCGGGGTGAGGCTCACCTTGCCCTTGTCGTCGATGTCGTCGACGCGCACGGTGATCTCCTCGCCGAGCTGGAGCACGTCCTCGACCGACGCGACGCGCTTGCCGCGACCGAGCTTGGAGATGTGCACGAGCCCGTCACGGCCGGGGAGGATGTTCACGAACGCACCGAACTTGGTGATGTTCACCACCCGGCCGAGGTAGATGCCACCGAGCTCGGCCTTCGGCGGGTCGACGATGGCGAGAATGCGGCTCTTCGCGTCTTCCATCTTCGAAGCGTCGACCGCACCGATGGTGACGATGCCGACCACGCCGTCGTCGTCGACAGCGATGTCTGCACCTGTCTCCTGCTGGATCGTGTTGATCACCTTGCCCTTGGGGCCGATCACCTCTCCGACCTTGTCGAGCGGGATGGTGATCGACGTGATCTTCGGCGCACTCTCGGCCACCTCGGCACGTGGGGAGGCGATGGTCGCGTTCATCACTTCGAGGATCGACAGGCGGGCCTCGCGGGCCTGCTGCAGCGCGGCCGCGAGCACGTCGGCGGGGATGCCGTCGATCTTCGTGTCGAGCTGCAGCGCCGTCACCGCGTCGGAGGTGCCGGCGACCTTGAAGTCCATGTCGCCGAACGCGTCCTCGGCACCGAGGATGTCGGTGAGAGCGAGGTACTTGCCCTCGGCGTAGATCAGCCCCATCGCGATCCCGGCCACTGCGGCCTTGATCGGGACGCCGGCGTCCATCAACGACAGGCTCGACGCGCAGACCGAGGCCATCGACGTCGATCCGTTGGAGCTGAGCACCTCGGAGACCAGGCGCAACGTGTACGCGAACTCCTCCTGGCTCGGCACCACCGGCAGTACGGCCCGCGCGGCCAGCGCGCCGTGGCCGATCTCACGCCGCTTGGGGGAACCGACGCGCCCGGTCTCACCGTTAGCCCACGGCGCCATGTTGTAGTGGTGCAGGTAGCGCTTGGTGTTCTCCGGCGACAGCGAGTCGATGAGCTGGTTCATGCGCGGCATCGCGAGGGTGCAGACGTTCAGCACCTGGGTCTCGCCACGCTGGAACAGACCGGTGCCGTGCGCGGTGGGCAACAAGCCGACCTCGGCCGACACCGGGCGCAGGTCGCGCGGGCCACGGCCGTCGATGCGGACTCCGTCTTCGACGATCCGCTTGCGCACGAGCTTCTTCGTGAGGCTGCGCACCGCCTCGCGGATCTCCTTGTCGCGCCCGGCGAACTCGCCCGGAGCGTCGGCGGTGCCGGCGAGCTCGGCGACCGCGGCGGCCGAGGCCGCGTCGGTGGCTGCGTTGCGCTCGGCCTTCGCAGAGATGGTGACGGCAGTAGAGAGCAGTGGCGTGGCCACGCGCTCGACGGCGGCGAACACGTCGTCGCCGTAGTCGAGCACCGGGGTGAACTCGAGCGGGACGATCGGACCGTGGGTGGCGATGACCGAGGCGACGAGCTGGCGCTGGAGCCCGATCGATGCCGAGATCGG encodes:
- a CDS encoding long-chain fatty acid--CoA ligase, with the translated sequence MLGLMQDVPLTITHLFDRAEQYFGHKRLVTATATGRERTTYSSWAERTRRLGGVLDDLGISAAGRVATFAWNTSRHLELYFAAPCTGRVLHTLNIRLFPEQLEYIVNHAEDEVIFVDRSLLALLAPRLKSFTTVRHLVLMDDGKGDVPDDLAGIALHQYEELLGAAAPVEFHVDDEWRAASMCYTSGTTGNPKGVVYTHRSTFLHTMGAMTADSLGARESDTILPVVPMFHANAWGLAHAGVATGANMVMPGPDLSGAAIADLIVEEAVTVAAGVPTIWMQVLPELKGRDTSSLRAIPCGGSAVPKALSEAYREQLGLPILQAWGMTETSPIAAVCTLDAEEHDLPAEQQADLRTMVGRIAFGVECRVVEPDTSSPVPRDGETSGELQCRGNWIAATYYNDARAAESFTGDGWLRTGDVATMDPKGRIRLVDRTKDLIKSGGEWISSVELENELMAHPAIAEAAVVGVPHPRWSERPLACVVVAPGAELTKQEVLDYLAPRVAKWQLPDDVVFIDEVPKTSVGKFSKKTLRDRFADYVLPTT
- a CDS encoding dihydrodipicolinate synthase family protein gives rise to the protein MANEQPVFTGVGVALVTLFDEHGHVDNAATARHGAHLVERGVQAVVVAGTTGEASHLSMKERLQLFDAVRSAVPATTPVILGTGDLAAGVSVRDLTARASEHGASAALVLSPSKGDVREFYGEVVAAAGSMPVLAYHWPEQSPPGISIEDLKAIKVAGLKDSTGDTARMLETLAAFKKPYYVGRATVLAYAGMLGCTGAILAAANIEPERCIDAFARDVTAQRDLLPADRIVAAYGAKGLKEELARRHGTSTVCR
- the tpx gene encoding thiol peroxidase, producing the protein MAETTLGGNPVHTTGELPAVGAPAPDFTVTAADMSDITKDSLAGSKVVLNIFPSIDTAVCATSVRTFNERAGGLGGTVVVCVSADLPFALGRFCGAEGIANVLTGSTFRSSFGEDYGVKMVDGRLAGLLARAVVVIDESGTVVHRELVPSIGQEPDYDAALSAAS
- a CDS encoding 4-hydroxy-tetrahydrodipicolinate reductase, which translates into the protein MRVGVFGAGGRMGATVCAAVVAQPGLKLVAAVDPRAAGEPLHGLTIGADPRTLADAGVDVAVDFTVAEAARTNLQWCALHGMNVVVGTTGMTDDEVESLAGAFTRSGCLIAANFAISAVLMMHFAQVAAPFFDTAEIVELHHDAKLDAPSGTALATARRMSEARRGAGDLKPWSPDPTRHVVAEGARGADVDGVRVHAVRMRGMVAHQEVMLGTTGQTLTIRQDSYDRESFMPGVMLAVRYVVDHPGLTVGLEPVLGLLGR
- a CDS encoding insulinase family protein; this translates as MDQHRITVLDNGLTVATEHVPGARSVAIGAWVGIGARDEPGELGGVGHFLEHALFKGTATRSARDIASLVETVGGDVNAFTAKEYTAFYCRLPASHLALGFEVLGDLLVRAELRDDDVESERHVILEELAMDDDSPEDVVHRVLAELVFASHPLGRDTAGSIETVSAITPDALRAWFAERYRPDVMVLSVAGKIDHDHAVEAAQGAFGHMESGSGRPRRAAPAVMGPAEVAVDDDTEQVHLALGMRAPAREHPDRAALDVLAHVVGGGPASRLFDSIREQRGLAYSVYCATSAYDDAGALTVYAGTGREHLDELRLLVDEELAAVAARGIEPAELAVASGYLCGSYELGLEDPGARMSRLGAQLVTTGRVRPVDEQLARWAAVSLADVARLAAELLGGHRVTAVVGPAAT
- a CDS encoding polyribonucleotide nucleotidyltransferase — translated: MADAIRVSGAIDGTDKTLSFETGKLALQSQGAVVATIGRSTVLATANAAKDVRPGVDFFPLTVDVEERAYAAGKIPGSFFRREGRPTEEAILTCRLTDRPLRPAFANGFRNETQVVLTVIGADQTNPHDVLSINAASAALMISGIPFDGPIGAVRLAYSQSGEWIPHPTYTESAEATFELVVAGRELANGDVAVMMVEAGGSVKSFEYYEAGAPKVTEDVVAQGLEAAKRPISASIGLQRQLVASVIATHGPIVPLEFTPVLDYGDDVFAAVERVATPLLSTAVTISAKAERNAATDAASAAAVAELAGTADAPGEFAGRDKEIREAVRSLTKKLVRKRIVEDGVRIDGRGPRDLRPVSAEVGLLPTAHGTGLFQRGETQVLNVCTLAMPRMNQLIDSLSPENTKRYLHHYNMAPWANGETGRVGSPKRREIGHGALAARAVLPVVPSQEEFAYTLRLVSEVLSSNGSTSMASVCASSLSLMDAGVPIKAAVAGIAMGLIYAEGKYLALTDILGAEDAFGDMDFKVAGTSDAVTALQLDTKIDGIPADVLAAALQQAREARLSILEVMNATIASPRAEVAESAPKITSITIPLDKVGEVIGPKGKVINTIQQETGADIAVDDDGVVGIVTIGAVDASKMEDAKSRILAIVDPPKAELGGIYLGRVVNITKFGAFVNILPGRDGLVHISKLGRGKRVASVEDVLQLGEEITVRVDDIDDKGKVSLTPIYEDGDDGDGGDAPSAPRARQRSEPNGDGEARSRSAADDASRGAVAVSFDDAFDEEIRQVHGDLGPAGADDRKPPRDDSRHDDDRRASRRRHR